From a single Candoia aspera isolate rCanAsp1 chromosome 2, rCanAsp1.hap2, whole genome shotgun sequence genomic region:
- the PPM1M gene encoding protein phosphatase 1M isoform X2 produces MGLQPPRLMSSGWFKRCFLNSETRRGKGAAEQPQRTEERGLQQPKPPPSPLQYRRPKFLRGTACVEKLPGKRPIYCPSRDRPLQWNTGYAETVNAEKSEFNEDQATCCQISLRKGQFGHGKEEDQEWLILCSTEYLMGYYWALFDGHGGSEASIMASNYLHYCIKQKLEDVVEGIIEDNPPMHLSGECICRSDPLFVEEKKIQQESVVIGALESAFQECDKMIGQELKASNQSAGCTALVALYLQGKLYVANAGDSRALLVRKQNIVPLSTEFTPETERKRIQHLAFIYPELLANEFTRFEFPRRLKGDDLGQKVLYRDYSMEGWGYKTVMKDDLKYPLIHGHGKQARLLGTLAVSRGLGDHQLKVEVFDLTSENINEDDTLIMATDGLWDVMSNEDVAQIVRNFLQNNTTDPYRFSELAKFLVQKARGKEDEHYWIMDSKDPASYDDISVFAIPLYNKNEY; encoded by the exons ATGGGGCTTCAGCCACCTCGTTTAATGTCTTCAGGCTGGTTTAAGAGGTGTTTCTTGAACAGCGAGACGAGGCGCGGGAAAGGCGCTGCTGAACAGCCGCAGCGAACCGAGGAGAGAGGTTTACAACAGCCGAAGCCGCCGCCCTCTCCTTTGCAATACAGGCGGCCGAAATTCCTGCGTGGAACTGCTTGCGTGGAGAAGTTGCCCGGGAAACGACCCATTTACTGCCCCTCCCGGGACAGGCCTCTCCAGTGGAACACGGGCTATGCCGA AACTGTTAATGCAGAAAAATCAGAATTTAATGAAGACCAAGCAACATGTTGCCAGATTTCTCTCAGGAAGGGACAATTTGGGCATGGCAAAGAAGAGGATCAGGAATGGCTGATTTTGTGCTCTACTGAG TATCTGATGGGCTATTATTGGGCACTGTTTGATGGCCATGGTGGTTCAGAAGCTTCAATTATGGCCTCCAACTACCTGCACTATTGCATCAAGCAGAAACTAGAGGATGTGGTAGAAGGCATCATTGAAGACAATCCCCCAATGCACCTCAGTGGTGAATGCATTTGCCGGAGTGATCCACTGtttgtggaagaaaagaaaattcagcaGGAAAGTGTGGTAATTGGAGCTTTGGAGAGTGCCTTCCAGGAATGT GATAAAATGATAGGTCAAGAGCTGAAAGCTAGCAACCAATCAGCAGGCTGCACTGCACTAGTTGCCCTTTACCTGCAGGGAAAGCTCTATGTGGCAAATGCAGGCGATAGCAG GGCACTTCTTGTTCGAAAACAGAACATTGTTCCCTTGAGTACTGAGTTTACCCCTGAGACAGAGAGGAAGAGAATCCAGCACCTG GCTTTCATTTACCCAGAGCTCTTAGCGAATGAGTTCACACGGTTTGAGTTTCCAAGGAGATTGAAGGGAGATGATTTAGGCCAGAAGGTCCTCTACCGAGATTACTCAATGGAAGGCTG GGGATATAAGACAGTAATGAAAGATGATCTCAAATACCCTCTTATTCATGGACATGGGAAACAG GCTCGTTTACTAGGCACCCTGGCTGTATCTCGAGGCCTGGGAGATCATCAGTTGAAA GTGGAAGTATTTGACTTAACATCAGAAAACATCAATGAAGATGATACCCTCATCATGGCGACAGATGGCCTTTGGGATGTTATGTCCAATGAAGATGTAGCCCAGATTGTCAGAAATTTTCTCCAAAACAATACAACTGACCCTTACAG GTTTTCAGAACTGGCCAAATTCCTTGTGCAAAAAGCAAGAGGGAAGGAAGATGAACACTACTGGATCATGGACAGTAAAGATCCTGCTTCTTATGATGACATTTCTGTGTTTGCAATTCCACTGTATAACAAGAATGAGTACTAA
- the PPM1M gene encoding protein phosphatase 1M isoform X1 translates to MGLQPPRLMSSGWFKRCFLNSETRRGKGAAEQPQRTEERGLQQPKPPPSPLQYRRPKFLRGTACVEKLPGKRPIYCPSRDRPLQWNTGYAETVNAEKSEFNEDQATCCQISLRKGQFGHGKEEDQEWLILCSTEYLMGYYWALFDGHGGSEASIMASNYLHYCIKQKLEDVVEGIIEDNPPMHLSGECICRSDPLFVEEKKIQQESVVIGALESAFQECDKMIGQELKASNQSAGCTALVALYLQGKLYVANAGDSRALLVRKQNIVPLSTEFTPETERKRIQHLAFIYPELLANEFTRFEFPRRLKGDDLGQKVLYRDYSMEGWGYKTVMKDDLKYPLIHGHGKQARLLGTLAVSRGLGDHQLKVIETNIEIKPFLSCIPKVEVFDLTSENINEDDTLIMATDGLWDVMSNEDVAQIVRNFLQNNTTDPYRFSELAKFLVQKARGKEDEHYWIMDSKDPASYDDISVFAIPLYNKNEY, encoded by the exons ATGGGGCTTCAGCCACCTCGTTTAATGTCTTCAGGCTGGTTTAAGAGGTGTTTCTTGAACAGCGAGACGAGGCGCGGGAAAGGCGCTGCTGAACAGCCGCAGCGAACCGAGGAGAGAGGTTTACAACAGCCGAAGCCGCCGCCCTCTCCTTTGCAATACAGGCGGCCGAAATTCCTGCGTGGAACTGCTTGCGTGGAGAAGTTGCCCGGGAAACGACCCATTTACTGCCCCTCCCGGGACAGGCCTCTCCAGTGGAACACGGGCTATGCCGA AACTGTTAATGCAGAAAAATCAGAATTTAATGAAGACCAAGCAACATGTTGCCAGATTTCTCTCAGGAAGGGACAATTTGGGCATGGCAAAGAAGAGGATCAGGAATGGCTGATTTTGTGCTCTACTGAG TATCTGATGGGCTATTATTGGGCACTGTTTGATGGCCATGGTGGTTCAGAAGCTTCAATTATGGCCTCCAACTACCTGCACTATTGCATCAAGCAGAAACTAGAGGATGTGGTAGAAGGCATCATTGAAGACAATCCCCCAATGCACCTCAGTGGTGAATGCATTTGCCGGAGTGATCCACTGtttgtggaagaaaagaaaattcagcaGGAAAGTGTGGTAATTGGAGCTTTGGAGAGTGCCTTCCAGGAATGT GATAAAATGATAGGTCAAGAGCTGAAAGCTAGCAACCAATCAGCAGGCTGCACTGCACTAGTTGCCCTTTACCTGCAGGGAAAGCTCTATGTGGCAAATGCAGGCGATAGCAG GGCACTTCTTGTTCGAAAACAGAACATTGTTCCCTTGAGTACTGAGTTTACCCCTGAGACAGAGAGGAAGAGAATCCAGCACCTG GCTTTCATTTACCCAGAGCTCTTAGCGAATGAGTTCACACGGTTTGAGTTTCCAAGGAGATTGAAGGGAGATGATTTAGGCCAGAAGGTCCTCTACCGAGATTACTCAATGGAAGGCTG GGGATATAAGACAGTAATGAAAGATGATCTCAAATACCCTCTTATTCATGGACATGGGAAACAG GCTCGTTTACTAGGCACCCTGGCTGTATCTCGAGGCCTGGGAGATCATCAGTTGAAAGTAATTGAAACAAATATTGAAATTAAGCCTTTCCTGTCCTGCATCCCTAAG GTGGAAGTATTTGACTTAACATCAGAAAACATCAATGAAGATGATACCCTCATCATGGCGACAGATGGCCTTTGGGATGTTATGTCCAATGAAGATGTAGCCCAGATTGTCAGAAATTTTCTCCAAAACAATACAACTGACCCTTACAG GTTTTCAGAACTGGCCAAATTCCTTGTGCAAAAAGCAAGAGGGAAGGAAGATGAACACTACTGGATCATGGACAGTAAAGATCCTGCTTCTTATGATGACATTTCTGTGTTTGCAATTCCACTGTATAACAAGAATGAGTACTAA